The following DNA comes from Brassica oleracea var. oleracea cultivar TO1000 chromosome C5, BOL, whole genome shotgun sequence.
AAACCCGTCAACGAATAATATTAATTCTATCTCCATTAGTTAGGTTTAGCCGTCCAACTATGTGTAATGTCTAATAATACAATTAATGCGCTAACGTATTAACTTTACCGACTAAGAACTGGAGTAGCAGGCTACGGAGCATATTGGTCATCCCAGCCTCACGATAGCTTGTAGGGCAAAGAATTTAGCCCTAATATTAACTTTACCGGCTAAGAACTTGATTAACAGGCTACAGAACATATTGGTCATCCAAGCCTCACGATAGCTTGTACGACTACGCATTTAGCCTTATATTTGGATTGGTGGGGTTAGGGTTTATAGTCATAAAAGGGTTTAGGGTTTAGATTCAGAAAAGGGTTTTTTGTCATAAAAGGGTTTAAGGTTTAGGGTTATATAAGGGTTTAGGTTTATAGTCTCCTAAGGATTTAGGGTTTAGAGTTTACGAATAGGTGAGGGTATAGGGTAATATAAGGGTTTAGTGTTTATAGGCTTTTTTTTTTTTGAATGAATGTTAAATTTTTTATTCATCAAAAAAAGAACTTTGTACAACAAGTGTAAACCTTATACTAGAAACTACTACTTCTCCACTTTATAACACAAAAAAACTCTAAAGTTATTTACATTCTTGTTGCAAACCAATATTGAAAAATGTCTTCCCATCCTTTTCCTCCTTTTGATCTCAGCAAACTCAGTTTATTTCTTATCCCCTTATCAATAAACTTCTTCAGACTTTGCACATGAACCAACTTCTCTCCATGTCTGATCTTGTTCCTTACTCTCCACACTGCATGAATACAAGCTTGAAAAGCATATCTGATGCAGAACAATCTTTTCTTATCATTGTGCCTTTCAGTAATCAATAACACAACCTCCGACCAGATATTGGTAAACTCACTCCGCAAAATCCCCTTAGTAAGATGTTCCCAAACCGAAGCAGAATAAGAACATTCAAAAAACAGACGAGCTCTCGTTTCCATTGCCTGTTTGCACAGCACACAATCCGTATCCACTCCTTGGCTCCATCTAGAAACTCTCTCCACCGTGGATAACCAGTCTAGTATTTAAAGCCAAGCTATAAATGCAAATTTAGGAGTAGCCTGCGAGAACCAGATGCCAAACGCCCATTCACAACGAGTCGTTGGCTCTCTTACTAGCTTCCAAGTTTCATATGTTGAAAATCTTCCTTTAAAACCCGAGTCTCTTTTCCAAAGAGAGATGTCCTCAACATTAGTTCTCAGCTTATCCTTCAGTACTAGCAACGCTTCTTCTACAGCATTGAGCTCAGTGATACGATGCCTTCTCCTTCTCCTTATATTAATAACAGCATCCTCCACAGTAGCATCTCTACTTATACCCATATCTATAATACCTCTCTCCCCAATATAATCAATCATTACACCCTTTGCCGACCATTTATCATACCAAAACGAGATATGCCTCCCATTTCCCACTTCTTTCCGATAAAACATCTTAGCCAAGTCTCTCATCTTTAACATCTTCCTCCACATCTAAGACCCAATCTGAGTTGTTTCCTTCACTTGCCAAAAGCTCTTCCCTTTAAGTAGATACATTTTTATCCAACTCCCCCAAAGTGACTCACCAGACAGCATCCTCCATATCAGTTTCAAACCATATACCTTATTTACTTCTTTAAGAGCTCGAATTCCCAATCCACCTTCCTCCTCTGTGACTAGCCGAGGAAGAATCAACTTCAATCTATTTGCCAAGATCTTCGACACCACCTTATATATAACATTGCAACATGCTATTGGCCTGTAGTCACGCATCTCCATAGAATCAGTCTTCTTAGGCACTAGAGCGAGAATCGTTGAGTTAACCCCCTTGGGAAGGAAGCCAAATAGGAAAACCGACTGCACAACTACTGTAAAATCATGAGCTACCACACCCCAAGTTGATTTGAAGAACTCACAAGGATAACCGTCCGGACCCAGAGATTTGTTAGAAGGCATGGCAAACAACACCTTTCGAATCTCCTCCTCCGTTACCGGAGCCTCCATCATACTACACTCCTCACTAGTACATCGAAACTCCATTAGCTCTTGTAACTCTTCCTCAGTGGCTCCTTGATACGAATCAGGTACCGTATTAAGAAATTCCGAAAAGAATCTCTCCGCTTCTACCTTTATATCCGTCTGGTTTGTGACAGTACTACCATTCTGACACCTGATTTCTCGGATGGCATTTTGAGCTTGACGGGATTTGATGGCATTATAGAATGTTTTGTTGTTCTGATCTCCTACCTCCAACCAGTGCAATTTCGCTTTTTGTTTAAGAAAATCCTCTTCTAGACCAGCTATGTGCAACCATCGTTCATACGCTTCAGTTTCTTCTTTAACAGCATTCTCACTCGGGGACTGTAACGTACTCTTCTGCTTCTCACAAAGAATACCGTACGCCTCTGATGCCTTTTTTGTCAAATTTCCAAGCTTATCTCGCCCAAGTTCCCTTATAATCGGCTTTAAGTTCTTTAGCTTCTTAGAAAATCTATACATAGCTGATGTAGAATGGAACAGCCTCGGAGTAGTGTCCCAATATTCTTGTACCTTCGGAAGAAACATTGGCAAGGTACTGATCACA
Coding sequences within:
- the LOC106292262 gene encoding uncharacterized protein LOC106292262 is translated as MWRKMLKMRDLAKMFYRKEVGNGRHISFWYDKWSAKGVMIDYIGERGIIDMGISRDATVEDAVINIRRRRRHRITELNAVEEALLVLKDKLRTNVEDISLWKRDSGFKGRFSTYETWKLVREPTTRCEWAFGIWFSQATPKFAFIAWL